In a genomic window of Drosophila takahashii strain IR98-3 E-12201 chromosome 3L, DtakHiC1v2, whole genome shotgun sequence:
- the rdgC gene encoding serine/threonine-protein phosphatase rdgC isoform X2: MGCINLKKNRAPPSPPDLETTIRAAIFIQKWYRRHQARREMQRRCNWQIFQNLEYASEQDQAELYKFFNDLIKHMPQAAGRKNQYQGSAHVSVLEDKDDLVEEFGDIVNAKIELPIRKNHIDLLIDVFRKKRGNRLHPKYVALILREAAKSLKQLPNISPVSTAVSQQVTVCGDLHGKLDDLLVVLHKNGLPSSSNPYVFNGDFVDRGKRGLEVLLLLLSLYLAFPNAVFLNRGNHEDSVMNARYGFIREVESKYPRNHKRILAFIDEVYRWLPLGSVLNSRVLIVHGGFSDSTSLDLIKSIDRGKYVSILRPPLTDGEPLDKTEWQQIFDIMWSDPQATMGCVPNTLRGAGVWFGPDVTDNFLQKHRLSYVIRSHECKPNGHEFMHDNKIITIFSASNYYAIGSNKGAYIRLNNQLMPHFVQYISAASQTKRLSFKQRMGIVESSALKELAVRMRDHRDELEDEFRRHDPKDSGYISISNWCKVMEKVTKLGLPWRLLRDKLAPGTDSQKVNYNRTLDLLDTDVILEAEADGMSVMDALYANKASLVAIFNIIDADNSGEITLDEFETAIDLLVAHMPGAYSKAEMLEKCRMMDLNGDGKVDLNEFLEAFRLSDLHRKEQQDENIRRRSTGRSAIAKTASDPVALLADKISKNTLVVEHDIDPTDCEAKVIDPKKS; the protein is encoded by the exons ATGGGTtgcataaatttgaaaaagaatAGAGCGCCACCTTCGCCACCAGATCTAGAGACAA CTATCCGAGCGGCAATATTCATCCAGAAATGGTATCGCAGGCATCAGGCCCGTCGCGAAATGCAGAGGCGTTGCAACTGGCAGATCTTCCAGAACCTGGAGTATGCCAGCGAACAGGACCAGGCTGAG CTATACAAATTCTTCAATGACCTCATTAAGCACATGCCCCAGGCTGCGGGCAGAAAGAATCAGTACCAAGGTTCCGCTCATG TTTCCGTACTTGAAGATAAAGACGACCTCGTTGAAGAGTTTGGGGACATTGTGAATGCCAAAATTGAGTTGCCAATACGAAAAAACCATATCGATCTATTGATTGACGTCTTCCGCAAGAAACGG gGAAACCGATTGCATCCAAAATATGTCGCCCTAATTTTACGTGAGGCTGCCAAATCCCTAAAGCAGCTGCCCAATATTTCTCCGGTGTCCACGGCTGTTTCCCAACAAGTTACGGTTTGTGGGGATCTTCATGGAAAATTGGACGATCTTCTTGTGGTGCTGCATAAG AACGGTCTTCCTTCCTCTTCCAATCCCTACGTGTTCAATGGCGACTTTGTGGACAGGGGCAAGCGGGGCCTGGAGGTCCTTCTGTTGCTTCTCTCACTCTACTTGGCTTTTCCCAATGCAGTTTTCCTCAACCGTGGCAACCACGAGGACAGTGTCATGAATGCCCGCTATGGATTTATTCGGGAGGTGGAAAGCAAGTACCCT CGGAATCACAAGCGAATTCTGGCCTTCATCGACGAGGTCTACCGATGGCTTCCCCTTGGCTCCGTTCTCAATAGTCGAGTGTTAATCGTCCACGGAGGTTTTTCGGATAGCACAAGCCTAGATCTTATCAAAAGTATTGACAGGGGCAAG TATGTGTCTATTTTAAGGCCTCCACTGACGGATGGCGAGCCACTGGACAAAACCGAGTGGCAGCAG atCTTTGACATTATGTGGAGCGATCCGCAGGCCACAATGGGCTGTGTACCGAACACTTTGAGAGGAGCTGGTGTCTGGTTTGGTCCCGACGTGACCGACAACTTCCTCCAGAAACATCGACTCAGCTACGTCATTCGGTCCCACGAATGCAAGCCCAATGGTCATGAGTTTATGCATGACAACAAG ATAATCACAATTTTTTCGGCCTCGAATTACTATGCCATTGGATCCAATAAGGGGGCCTATATCCGCCTGAACAACCAGCTGATGCCCCATTTTGTTCAGTATATATCGGCGGCATCGCAAACAAAGCGTTTGTCCTTTAAACAGAGAATGGGCATTGTGGAGAGTTCGGCGCTCAAGGAGTTGGCAGTGCGTATGCGTGATCATCGGGATGAATTGGAGGATGAGTTCAGGAGGCATGATCCCAAGGACAGTGGCTACATATCCATTTCGAACTGGTGCAAGGTGATGGAGAAGGTCACCAAGTTGGGACTGCCATGGCGACTCCTTCGCGACAAATTGGCCCCGGGAACAGATAGCCAGAAGGTTAATTACAACAGGACACTGGATTTATTGGACACGGATGTAATT ctCGAAGCTGAGGCCGATGGAATGTCAGTAATGGATGCTTTGTATGCCAACAAGGCCAGTTTGGTGGCCATTTTTAATATCATTGATGCCGATAATTCTG GTGAAATTACCTTGGATGAGTTTGAAACTGCGATTGATTTGCTGGTGGCCCATATGCCAGGTGCCTATTCCAAGGCAGAGATGCTGGAGAAATGCCGAATGATGGATCTAAACGGAGATGGCAAAGTGGATCTGAACGAGTTCCTGGAAGCATTCAGGCTGAGTGATTTGCACAGGAAGGAACAGCAGGACGAGAACATAAGGAGGCGTTCAACTGGCCGATCGGCCATAGCTAAAACCGCCTCAGATCCCGTGGCATTGTTGGCCGACAAGATCTCAAAAAATACGCTGGTTGTGGAACACGACATCGATCCCACGGACTGCGAGGCTAAAGTTATTGATCCTAAGAAGTCGTAA
- the rdgC gene encoding serine/threonine-protein phosphatase rdgC isoform X1, producing the protein MLRSCVCLRTDDDGKRRSSSVEDASSCRSSEIERVGASMQTLGPNGQPQSSAAQTSTRASSLLQLFQRRGWCKHFRKPLRGMSASRAEKTIRAAIFIQKWYRRHQARREMQRRCNWQIFQNLEYASEQDQAELYKFFNDLIKHMPQAAGRKNQYQGSAHVSVLEDKDDLVEEFGDIVNAKIELPIRKNHIDLLIDVFRKKRGNRLHPKYVALILREAAKSLKQLPNISPVSTAVSQQVTVCGDLHGKLDDLLVVLHKNGLPSSSNPYVFNGDFVDRGKRGLEVLLLLLSLYLAFPNAVFLNRGNHEDSVMNARYGFIREVESKYPRNHKRILAFIDEVYRWLPLGSVLNSRVLIVHGGFSDSTSLDLIKSIDRGKYVSILRPPLTDGEPLDKTEWQQIFDIMWSDPQATMGCVPNTLRGAGVWFGPDVTDNFLQKHRLSYVIRSHECKPNGHEFMHDNKIITIFSASNYYAIGSNKGAYIRLNNQLMPHFVQYISAASQTKRLSFKQRMGIVESSALKELAVRMRDHRDELEDEFRRHDPKDSGYISISNWCKVMEKVTKLGLPWRLLRDKLAPGTDSQKVNYNRTLDLLDTDVILEAEADGMSVMDALYANKASLVAIFNIIDADNSGEITLDEFETAIDLLVAHMPGAYSKAEMLEKCRMMDLNGDGKVDLNEFLEAFRLSDLHRKEQQDENIRRRSTGRSAIAKTASDPVALLADKISKNTLVVEHDIDPTDCEAKVIDPKKS; encoded by the exons ATGCTACGCAGCTGCGTGTGCCTGCGCACCGACGATGACGGGAAGCGGCGCAGCTCCTCCGTGGAAGACGCCTCCTCGTGCCGCTCGTCGGAAATAGAGCGCGTGGGCGCCAGCATGCAAACGCTGGGTCCCAATGGACAGCCGCAGTCATCCGCCGCGCAGACGAGCACCAGGGCCTCCAGTCTGCTGCAGCTCTTCCAGCGGCGAGGTTGGTGCAAGCACTTCCGCAAGCCGCTCCGGGGCATGAGCGCCTCCCGGGCCGAAAAAA CTATCCGAGCGGCAATATTCATCCAGAAATGGTATCGCAGGCATCAGGCCCGTCGCGAAATGCAGAGGCGTTGCAACTGGCAGATCTTCCAGAACCTGGAGTATGCCAGCGAACAGGACCAGGCTGAG CTATACAAATTCTTCAATGACCTCATTAAGCACATGCCCCAGGCTGCGGGCAGAAAGAATCAGTACCAAGGTTCCGCTCATG TTTCCGTACTTGAAGATAAAGACGACCTCGTTGAAGAGTTTGGGGACATTGTGAATGCCAAAATTGAGTTGCCAATACGAAAAAACCATATCGATCTATTGATTGACGTCTTCCGCAAGAAACGG gGAAACCGATTGCATCCAAAATATGTCGCCCTAATTTTACGTGAGGCTGCCAAATCCCTAAAGCAGCTGCCCAATATTTCTCCGGTGTCCACGGCTGTTTCCCAACAAGTTACGGTTTGTGGGGATCTTCATGGAAAATTGGACGATCTTCTTGTGGTGCTGCATAAG AACGGTCTTCCTTCCTCTTCCAATCCCTACGTGTTCAATGGCGACTTTGTGGACAGGGGCAAGCGGGGCCTGGAGGTCCTTCTGTTGCTTCTCTCACTCTACTTGGCTTTTCCCAATGCAGTTTTCCTCAACCGTGGCAACCACGAGGACAGTGTCATGAATGCCCGCTATGGATTTATTCGGGAGGTGGAAAGCAAGTACCCT CGGAATCACAAGCGAATTCTGGCCTTCATCGACGAGGTCTACCGATGGCTTCCCCTTGGCTCCGTTCTCAATAGTCGAGTGTTAATCGTCCACGGAGGTTTTTCGGATAGCACAAGCCTAGATCTTATCAAAAGTATTGACAGGGGCAAG TATGTGTCTATTTTAAGGCCTCCACTGACGGATGGCGAGCCACTGGACAAAACCGAGTGGCAGCAG atCTTTGACATTATGTGGAGCGATCCGCAGGCCACAATGGGCTGTGTACCGAACACTTTGAGAGGAGCTGGTGTCTGGTTTGGTCCCGACGTGACCGACAACTTCCTCCAGAAACATCGACTCAGCTACGTCATTCGGTCCCACGAATGCAAGCCCAATGGTCATGAGTTTATGCATGACAACAAG ATAATCACAATTTTTTCGGCCTCGAATTACTATGCCATTGGATCCAATAAGGGGGCCTATATCCGCCTGAACAACCAGCTGATGCCCCATTTTGTTCAGTATATATCGGCGGCATCGCAAACAAAGCGTTTGTCCTTTAAACAGAGAATGGGCATTGTGGAGAGTTCGGCGCTCAAGGAGTTGGCAGTGCGTATGCGTGATCATCGGGATGAATTGGAGGATGAGTTCAGGAGGCATGATCCCAAGGACAGTGGCTACATATCCATTTCGAACTGGTGCAAGGTGATGGAGAAGGTCACCAAGTTGGGACTGCCATGGCGACTCCTTCGCGACAAATTGGCCCCGGGAACAGATAGCCAGAAGGTTAATTACAACAGGACACTGGATTTATTGGACACGGATGTAATT ctCGAAGCTGAGGCCGATGGAATGTCAGTAATGGATGCTTTGTATGCCAACAAGGCCAGTTTGGTGGCCATTTTTAATATCATTGATGCCGATAATTCTG GTGAAATTACCTTGGATGAGTTTGAAACTGCGATTGATTTGCTGGTGGCCCATATGCCAGGTGCCTATTCCAAGGCAGAGATGCTGGAGAAATGCCGAATGATGGATCTAAACGGAGATGGCAAAGTGGATCTGAACGAGTTCCTGGAAGCATTCAGGCTGAGTGATTTGCACAGGAAGGAACAGCAGGACGAGAACATAAGGAGGCGTTCAACTGGCCGATCGGCCATAGCTAAAACCGCCTCAGATCCCGTGGCATTGTTGGCCGACAAGATCTCAAAAAATACGCTGGTTGTGGAACACGACATCGATCCCACGGACTGCGAGGCTAAAGTTATTGATCCTAAGAAGTCGTAA
- the LOC108067661 gene encoding uncharacterized protein, whose protein sequence is MERLYYPIPINPNAKYLSNSISNVLYSIQKFDQNTLAWPTCQPRKVIARFKKRSSPEVPLAGTASSVIQNKGRFVSSGDARAAKKNTFYQILLASQDQPPFEEPRRFKRKKNDAQFKRDSKDDSIYSDIYDIVRTHSQYKRQPRYESPPPERHISITETPPVMEVYKIRPLATENRETKSNPKSPKVKYPKVDNYKLQDRTNELSNSKGPQSKPKSSTSKTSKKEFIKFLSKDNKLKAEMHRSKSHPTKDISRGRERIIQTRSC, encoded by the exons ATGGAGAGATTATATTATCCGATTCCCATAAATCCAAATGCCAAATATCTCTCCAATTCCATCTCGAATGTTTTGTACAGCATTCAGAAATTTGATCAAAACACACTTGCTTGGCCAACGTGCCAACCAAGAAAGGTCATCGCGAGGTTTAAAAAGCGATCGTCTCCGGAGGTTCCATTAGCCGGAACTGCATCTTCTGTGATCCAAAATAAAGGACGTTTTGTATCAAGTGGTGACGCCAGGGCAGCGAAGAAAAATACCTTCTATCAAATACTCCTAGCCAGTCAGGATCAGCCGCCTTTTGAAGAGCCTCGCAGATTTAAACGTAAAAAGAATGATGCCCAATTTAAACGTGATTCCAAAGATGACAGCATTTACAGTGATATATACGATATAGTAAGGACACACAGTCAATACAAAAGGCAACCCAGATATGAAAGTCCCCCCCCAGAGCGACATATATCGATTACTGAGACACCACCTGTAATGGAAGTCTATAAAATTCGTCCTCTTGCTACTGAGAACAGAGAAACTAAGTCAAACCCCAAATCGCCTAAAGTAAAATATCCAAAAGTAGATAACTATAAACTTCAAGATAGAACCAATGAGCTTTCGAATTCCAAAGGCCCTCAGTCTAAGCCGAAATCATCAACATCAAAAACTTCAAAGAAAGAGTTTATAAAATTCCTATCAAAAGATAATAAGCTAAAAGCAGAAATGCATAGGTCAAAATCACATCCTACTAAAGATATATCTAGAGGTCGGGAGAGAATCATTCAGACaa GATCCTGTTAA